Proteins from one Romboutsia sp. CE17 genomic window:
- a CDS encoding PfkB family carbohydrate kinase has product MKTLIIGNIYVGAITNIDNLPRTGHDIVCKNHTVTISESAYNVATILKNFGIDHTIIFPEGSGIYGSIMEEEVKKGGYEIKIRDNSKDNGYRLCLAKSNEGRSFITIKGIEQNYQNNWFEEINIDEYDNIYISGYELEGKRGQMISQWLSKVSDKNIFFRPGSRILEIDKDTLETVLRLRPIVHINEDEALKFTDKKSIVEAARAINKITQNTVFITLGKDGVMCASNCEYRFIDGFETQVVNTMGAGDSHIGAIIVAYSMGYSLGDCCYFANNVAAKVVGIEESRLEEKYFKIEDYNIYDYLEAKG; this is encoded by the coding sequence ATGAAAACTTTAATTATAGGTAATATTTATGTTGGTGCAATAACTAATATAGATAATTTACCAAGAACTGGTCATGATATTGTGTGTAAAAATCATACTGTAACTATAAGTGAATCTGCTTATAATGTAGCAACAATACTTAAAAACTTTGGTATAGATCATACAATTATATTTCCAGAAGGAAGTGGAATTTATGGGAGTATAATGGAAGAAGAAGTAAAAAAAGGTGGATATGAGATTAAAATAAGAGATAATAGTAAAGATAATGGATACCGTTTATGTTTAGCAAAATCAAATGAAGGAAGAAGTTTCATTACAATAAAGGGAATAGAACAAAACTATCAAAATAACTGGTTTGAAGAGATAAATATAGATGAATATGATAATATTTATATTTCAGGATATGAGTTAGAAGGAAAAAGGGGACAAATGATTTCTCAATGGTTAAGTAAAGTAAGTGATAAAAATATATTTTTTAGGCCAGGTTCTAGAATTTTAGAAATTGACAAAGATACTTTAGAAACAGTGCTTAGATTAAGACCTATAGTACATATTAATGAAGATGAAGCTTTAAAATTTACTGATAAAAAAAGTATAGTGGAAGCTGCAAGGGCAATAAATAAAATAACTCAAAATACTGTTTTTATAACATTGGGAAAAGATGGAGTTATGTGTGCTAGCAACTGTGAATATAGATTTATAGATGGATTTGAAACACAGGTTGTTAATACAATGGGTGCAGGAGATAGTCATATTGGAGCTATTATTGTAGCATATTCTATGGGATATAGCTTAGGTGATTGTTGTTATTTTGCTAATAATGTTGCAGCTAAGGTGGTAGGTATAGAGGAAAGTAGATTAGAAGAAAAATATTTTAAAATAGAAGATTATAATATATATGATTATTTAGAAGCAAAAGGATAA
- a CDS encoding XRE family transcriptional regulator — protein sequence MKKEIFNGAKLKVARIYRGKTVDQLAKEININKKDIIAFEENKYKPTPENTMKLSNNLRFPREYFFKQENIKVTVEGSHFNPQSTIPRNEEISYREKLIMTHKIYNFMQGYIKFPELNLPDNLNKSDDIEEMATKTRRYWGLGDKAIGNMVSLLESNGVLLSAINIDRKGASPYTQKQKLNKEDQYVIALGNDKKSATIRNYDLAYELAYIISNELNIPSKKFNADEFACAFLLPKDTFLQDLINPNELDAYIELKAKWLVPISILIFRAYTLGAINYKKYNYLMNEMNKLGWLKKEPLDDNIKGIAPQTLKTAVDLLFENNIMSKNTLIDNLSNYGIDMYPEDIELLIGLKEGTLATKVAKNKSSNKNNVKVVDFKNKKRK from the coding sequence ATGAAAAAAGAAATATTCAACGGAGCCAAATTAAAAGTAGCTAGAATATATAGAGGAAAAACTGTAGATCAACTTGCGAAAGAAATTAACATAAATAAAAAAGATATAATTGCATTTGAAGAAAATAAATATAAGCCAACTCCAGAAAATACTATGAAATTATCAAATAATCTTAGATTTCCAAGAGAATATTTTTTCAAACAAGAGAATATAAAAGTAACTGTTGAAGGAAGTCATTTTAATCCTCAATCAACAATACCTAGAAACGAAGAAATATCATATAGAGAAAAATTGATAATGACTCATAAAATATACAATTTTATGCAAGGTTATATAAAGTTTCCAGAACTTAATTTGCCAGATAACCTAAATAAAAGTGATGATATAGAAGAAATGGCTACTAAAACTAGGAGATATTGGGGCTTAGGAGATAAAGCAATAGGGAATATGGTAAGCTTACTAGAGAGCAATGGTGTACTTTTATCTGCTATAAATATAGATAGAAAGGGAGCATCACCATATACTCAAAAGCAAAAATTAAATAAAGAAGATCAGTATGTAATAGCTTTAGGAAATGATAAAAAATCAGCTACAATAAGAAATTATGATTTAGCTTATGAGTTAGCATATATAATATCTAATGAATTAAATATACCATCAAAAAAATTTAATGCGGATGAATTTGCATGTGCATTTTTATTACCAAAGGATACATTTTTACAAGATTTAATTAATCCTAATGAATTAGATGCATATATAGAGCTAAAGGCTAAGTGGTTAGTTCCAATATCAATATTAATATTTAGGGCATATACACTAGGTGCCATAAATTATAAAAAATATAATTATTTAATGAATGAAATGAATAAATTAGGATGGCTTAAAAAAGAGCCATTAGATGATAATATAAAAGGAATAGCACCACAAACATTAAAAACTGCTGTTGATTTGCTATTTGAAAATAATATAATGAGTAAAAATACTTTAATAGATAATTTATCTAATTATGGTATAGATATGTATCCTGAAGATATAGAGCTATTAATAGGTCTAAAAGAAGGTACATTAGCTACAAAAGTTGCAAAAAATAAGTCGAGTAATAAGAACAATGTAAAAGTTGTAGATTTTAAAAATAAAAAGAGAAAATAA
- a CDS encoding alanyl-tRNA editing protein, which produces MKKLYYEDQYIKKFTANIVELKEIDNKFHIVLNKTAFFPGGGGQFCDLGKIDGKGVLEVYEKDKKIYHVLNDKPSENTVECIIDWDRREDGMHQHFAQHVLSGCFYTKYKANTTGFHLGKDFSTVDIKGYLEEEQIREIENYANEIIRENIPLTILTPNKDELKDIWVRRDLPDTDEDIRVVRIGDLDTNACCGVHPKSTGELRLIKIKRWEKNRQSTRIEFLAGKRAIDDVLRRDVYLTKICRHLKSKEEEALNVIRGLEEKIEEGNKIRKKLENKVSNYEIKEILKNSKNYKGILVADKVYEDEDIKYINRMASKIVEEDNRIVLIGVKYKDKSNLVFASSKNLSKISMNDLIKEALEVVNGKGGGSINLAQGSCTNFKNLEKVIQDAIDTIEEII; this is translated from the coding sequence ATGAAGAAGTTATATTATGAAGATCAGTATATAAAAAAATTTACAGCAAATATTGTGGAATTAAAAGAAATAGATAATAAATTTCACATAGTATTAAATAAAACAGCATTTTTCCCAGGTGGTGGAGGTCAGTTTTGTGATTTGGGAAAAATTGATGGTAAAGGCGTATTAGAAGTATATGAGAAAGATAAAAAAATTTATCACGTATTAAATGATAAGCCAAGTGAAAATACTGTAGAATGTATTATAGATTGGGATAGAAGAGAAGATGGGATGCATCAGCATTTTGCACAGCATGTATTATCAGGATGTTTTTACACTAAATATAAAGCGAATACTACAGGATTTCACTTAGGAAAGGATTTTAGTACTGTTGATATAAAAGGATATTTAGAAGAAGAACAAATCAGAGAAATTGAAAACTATGCGAATGAAATAATAAGAGAGAATATACCTCTTACAATCTTAACACCAAATAAAGATGAATTGAAAGATATATGGGTAAGAAGGGATTTACCAGATACAGATGAAGATATAAGAGTAGTAAGAATAGGAGATTTAGATACTAACGCTTGTTGTGGTGTTCATCCAAAATCAACTGGAGAACTAAGACTTATAAAAATTAAAAGATGGGAAAAAAATAGGCAATCTACAAGAATAGAATTCTTAGCAGGAAAAAGAGCTATAGATGATGTTTTAAGAAGAGACGTTTATCTTACAAAGATTTGTAGACATCTTAAATCTAAAGAAGAAGAAGCACTAAATGTTATAAGAGGTTTAGAAGAGAAAATAGAAGAAGGTAATAAAATAAGAAAAAAATTAGAAAATAAAGTGTCTAATTATGAAATTAAAGAAATACTTAAAAATTCGAAAAATTATAAAGGAATATTAGTAGCAGATAAAGTATATGAAGATGAAGATATTAAGTACATAAATAGAATGGCTAGTAAGATTGTAGAAGAAGATAATAGAATAGTTCTAATAGGAGTTAAATATAAGGACAAATCGAATTTAGTTTTTGCTTCATCTAAGAATTTAAGTAAAATAAGTATGAATGACTTAATAAAAGAAGCCTTAGAAGTAGTTAATGGAAAAGGTGGAGGAAGTATTAATTTAGCACAAGGATCGTGTACTAATTTTAAAAATCTTGAAAAAGTAATTCAAGATGCTATTGATACTATAGAAGAAATAATATAA